One window of Methanogenium organophilum genomic DNA carries:
- a CDS encoding methanogenesis marker 17 protein, with protein MKGLEYFVVECTESVGAETYRQIADDILSDLNLNQSIGRLHIYIDLETPLFLAVGIIKKMPGLVHIHDVASALKTDEGIVLDIGSETYLSPMLSILWDTYGRDLITQPDRFTVKIRVPNLDPRAIEEIVIVDPSEGMFHDIIYALQWIAPEGFKVRRQTVGEGLFSYVASENTLDEEVIETLLKEKFALVGVTA; from the coding sequence ATGAAAGGGCTTGAGTACTTTGTTGTGGAATGCACGGAATCAGTGGGTGCTGAAACATACCGCCAGATTGCAGATGACATTCTCTCGGATCTCAACCTGAACCAGTCCATTGGCAGACTTCACATCTACATAGACCTGGAAACACCGCTCTTTCTTGCAGTAGGAATTATCAAAAAGATGCCTGGACTTGTGCATATCCATGACGTTGCAAGTGCCCTGAAAACTGATGAAGGAATTGTGCTGGACATCGGCTCCGAGACCTATCTCTCACCGATGCTGTCCATCCTCTGGGACACCTATGGACGTGATCTAATCACCCAGCCCGACCGGTTCACAGTAAAGATCCGCGTGCCGAATCTGGACCCCCGTGCGATTGAGGAGATAGTTATTGTTGACCCGAGCGAGGGGATGTTCCATGACATCATCTATGCACTCCAGTGGATTGCTCCCGAAGGATTCAAGGTCCGACGCCAGACTGTCGGAGAAGGGCTCTTCAGCTATGTGGCAAGCGAGAACACGCTGGATGAAGAGGTCATTGAAACACTTCTAAAGGAGAAATTTGCTCTGGTGGGGGTGACAGCATGA
- a CDS encoding methanogenesis marker 7 protein, with the protein MTVLVPITYKGGVYRHDIVIDLIDDLGGYIVQKHMLAQEVVLQSLVPKDDIELIRKISRPLAGEVFEAPLVGTEIAVISPSLEIHHLPHTSCDVAEYLRSAGAKTNMIGLARGFGKRIANLNIEERDIINEHDCAVMMLGNFESCIEYKMPALRRGINVPIILTGRPSTEALQRIIDPPVDGYVGGIGRIGHRMKRQEGEIDRLDALVDEVSSVLSQKREDVAKDPLSVNPARLMAVLDDAMDITDRSTHPTPITVQIRALRVKLPYDAYADSIAAIEIENGVKIGDITHILPSRMRDYILIRIRPFSETKIMV; encoded by the coding sequence ATGACCGTCCTTGTTCCTATCACCTACAAAGGAGGAGTATACCGCCACGACATTGTCATTGACCTTATTGATGACCTTGGAGGATATATCGTTCAGAAACACATGCTTGCCCAGGAAGTGGTGCTACAGTCCCTCGTGCCAAAAGACGATATTGAACTGATACGGAAAATCAGTCGTCCTCTGGCAGGCGAGGTGTTTGAGGCTCCCCTTGTAGGGACCGAAATTGCTGTCATCAGCCCCAGTCTTGAGATCCATCACCTGCCCCATACCTCATGTGATGTAGCAGAATATCTCAGAAGCGCCGGGGCGAAGACCAATATGATTGGCCTTGCCCGTGGTTTTGGTAAACGGATTGCAAACCTGAATATCGAAGAACGTGACATCATCAATGAGCATGACTGTGCAGTGATGATGCTCGGCAACTTTGAATCCTGCATAGAGTATAAAATGCCTGCTCTGCGCAGGGGAATAAATGTGCCCATCATTCTCACCGGACGGCCTTCCACAGAGGCACTGCAGCGCATTATTGATCCCCCTGTTGACGGATACGTTGGCGGAATCGGAAGAATCGGCCACCGGATGAAACGGCAGGAGGGCGAAATCGACCGTCTCGATGCACTCGTTGATGAGGTATCGTCAGTTCTTTCTCAAAAGCGTGAAGACGTTGCAAAAGATCCTCTTTCTGTGAATCCGGCACGTCTGATGGCAGTCCTTGATGATGCAATGGATATAACCGACCGGTCAACCCATCCTACACCCATCACGGTCCAGATACGTGCACTCCGCGTTAAACTGCCGTATGATGCCTATGCAGATTCAATTGCTGCAATTGAAATTGAAAACGGTGTTAAAATTGGTGACATTACCCACATTCTCCCTTCCCGTATGCGTGATTATATCCTTATCCGTATACGGCCATTTTCAGAGACGAAAATAATGGTCTAA
- a CDS encoding flavodoxin domain-containing protein, producing MTGTRTLIAYATKYGTTKEIAEEIQDILTENGIESDLINVMETGSIDTYDAVIIGSPVYMGKMLIEARDFCQKYMQFLAEKWVAIFVDGVSCCPPGEEAERTLIAAIDEMKDYVKPAVKKVFAGSLDPSVLIEADAQIADMVHPPVGDFRDHEAIRTWAREIASAILENNNSI from the coding sequence ATGACAGGAACTCGTACACTCATTGCATATGCGACAAAATATGGGACTACGAAGGAGATCGCAGAAGAAATACAGGACATTCTAACAGAAAATGGCATTGAAAGTGATCTCATCAATGTAATGGAGACCGGATCTATCGATACCTACGATGCAGTCATTATCGGAAGTCCGGTATATATGGGAAAAATGCTCATTGAAGCACGGGATTTCTGCCAGAAATATATGCAGTTTTTAGCAGAAAAATGGGTCGCAATATTTGTCGATGGCGTCTCATGCTGTCCACCCGGAGAAGAAGCAGAACGGACACTCATTGCCGCTATTGATGAAATGAAAGATTATGTAAAGCCTGCGGTAAAAAAAGTATTTGCGGGATCTCTCGACCCGTCCGTCCTCATAGAGGCTGATGCACAGATTGCCGATATGGTGCACCCTCCGGTCGGAGATTTCAGGGATCATGAGGCAATCAGGACCTGGGCCCGGGAAATTGCATCAGCTATTCTTGAAAATAATAATTCCATATAA
- a CDS encoding carboxymuconolactone decarboxylase family protein, with amino-acid sequence MAHIVDFEGTLQEILKRGTETASKDWLEGIKDEYGSVPLIYQKMAKKPEVLLSHLMYKDTIFETSSIDPKMIELISIAVGAALNCNHCVEYHMSSALKKGATKDEILEVVLIAGSLAQAAVLADAYRIIDNGTTNGCGASCEVNGIKLKKNGD; translated from the coding sequence ATGGCGCATATTGTGGATTTTGAGGGCACACTTCAGGAAATTCTGAAACGTGGAACAGAGACAGCATCAAAAGACTGGCTGGAGGGCATAAAAGATGAATACGGAAGTGTCCCTCTCATCTATCAGAAGATGGCTAAAAAACCCGAAGTCCTTCTTTCGCACCTGATGTATAAGGATACAATTTTTGAGACATCATCTATCGATCCAAAGATGATTGAACTGATTAGTATTGCAGTTGGTGCTGCACTGAACTGCAACCATTGTGTTGAATACCACATGAGTTCCGCCCTTAAAAAAGGGGCAACCAAAGATGAAATCCTGGAAGTTGTCCTCATTGCCGGATCACTTGCACAGGCGGCAGTTCTCGCAGATGCCTATCGTATCATTGATAACGGGACAACAAACGGGTGCGGTGCTTCCTGTGAAGTAAATGGTATCAAGCTAAAAAAGAACGGGGACTGA